Proteins from one Juglans microcarpa x Juglans regia isolate MS1-56 chromosome 1S, Jm3101_v1.0, whole genome shotgun sequence genomic window:
- the LOC121246164 gene encoding putative UPF0481 protein At3g02645, with protein MHVDLCDLNTCILLPTPIFTKCIKNCSHTIPKPSSISPRKTNMSFPKSSMPSQSDSKFDELRWVIQIRRTLEEELDEDDEEVPVCIFNVPKALLVCAPDSYIPQQVALGPYHYWRTELYEMQRYKLAAARRIQKQLQSRKYQNLVDQLTRLDQRIRACYHKYLDFNGETLSWMMAIDASFLLEFLQTYTIQEGKVLTRVSSSMSHLVDYTGRKSAHNVILRDVVMLENQIPLLVLRKMLEFQLSSLDSSDDMLFSMLMGFCKEISPFKRMVDLPKIQVCQGSHLLDFLYQMIVPKVEEPSEITEAGDRDEGIEGKENSPTDSSYVKQAFDKIWELLSKISGGPIRLIKKFLLSRAVKVILKLPWTILSNLPVFKIIKQPVEYFFSKTEDVKAEDKASSSNDSISKPPSVEEISIPSVTELSTSGIRFLPTNGSISTIAFDAKTGTFYLPTISLDVNTEVVLRNLVAYEASNASGPLVFTRYTELMNGIIDTEEDVKTLRERGILLNLLKSDAEVANLWNGMSKSIRLTKVPFLDKVIEDVNKHHSGRWSVKVGNAFKLYVVGSWRFLALLAVIFFLLLMILQAFCSVYGCTRINLPINTTST; from the coding sequence atgcacGTGGATTTATGCGACTTAAATACATGCATCCTTCTTCCAACTCCCATCTTCACTAAATGCATCAAAAACTGCTCCCACACCATACCAAAACCTTCTTCGATCTCTCCGAGAAAAACAAACATGTCTTTTCCCAAATCCAGCATGCCATCACAATCTGATTCCAAATTCGATGAGCTTCGATGGGTTATTCAGATCCGTCGAACCCTCGAAGAAGAGcttgatgaggatgatgaggaaGTTCCCGTATGCATTTTCAATGTCCCCAAAGCTCTTTTGGTTTGCGCTCCAGATTCTTATATTCCACAGCAAGTTGCTCTCGGTCCTTACCATTATTGGCGTACGGAGCTCTATGAGATGCAGAGGTATAAGCTAGCGGCAGCCAGAAGAATTCAAAAGCAGCTCCAAAGCCGCAAGTACCAAAATCTTGTTGATCAACTTACACGGCTTGATCAGAGGATCCGAGCATGCTATCACAAGTACTTGGATTTCAATGGCGAGACTTTGTCGTGGATGATGGCCATTGACGCTTCATTCCTGCTTGAGTTCCTTCAAACTTACACCATCCAAGAAGGAAAGGTGCTGACAAGAGTTTCCTCTAGCATGTCACACTTGGTGGACTATACAGGAAGGAAATCAGCACATAACGTAATTCTTAGAGATGTGGTAATGCTGGAGAATCAGATTCCTTTGTTAGTGCTGAGGAAGATGTTGGAATTCCAGTTATCATCCCTGGATTCTTCCGATGATATGTTGTTTTCAATGCTAATGGGCTTCTGCAAAGAAATTTCGCCTTTTAAGCGGATGGTAGATCTGCCAAAGATTCAGGTCTGCCAGGGCTCACACCTGCTAGACTTTCTGTACCAAATGATCGTGCCCAAAGTGGAAGAACCATCCGAAATCACCGAAGCTGGGGATCGCGATGAAGGCATCGAAGGGAAGGAAAACTCTCCTACAGATTCAAGTTACGTGAAACAAGCCTTCGATAAGATTTGGGAGCTGCTATCGAAAATAAGTGGCGGCCCAATACGTCTTATCAAGAAGTTTCTGCTGTCTAGAGCCGTAAAAGTCATCCTAAAATTGCCTTGGACAATCCTCTCTAACCTTCCTGTATTCAAGATTATAAAACAACCTGTGGAGTACTTCTTTTCGAAAACAGAAGACGTCAAGGCAGAAGACAAGGCTTCAAGCTCAAACGACAGCATTAGCAAACCACCATCGGTAGAGGAAATCTCAATCCCATCTGTGACTGAGCTTTCAACATCCGGGATCCGTTTCTTGCCCACAAATGGCAGCATCTCAACCATTGCTTTTGACGCAAAGACAGGCACGTTTTACCTCCCCACCATTAGTTTAGACGTCAACACGGAGGTCGTTTTGAGGAACTTAGTTGCATATGAAGCTTCGAATGCATCAGGGCCATTGGTTTTTACGCGATACACTGAATTAATGAATGGAATTATTGACACTGAGGAGGATGTGAAAACACTTAGAGAAAGAGGGATCCTCCTGAACCTTTTGAAGAGCGATGCAGAGGTGGCAAACCTATGGAATGGAATGAGCAAGTCTATCAGGTTGACAAAAGTGCCATTTTTAGACAAGGTGATTGAAGATGTGAACAAGCATCACAGTGGCAGATGGAGTGTTAAAGTTGGCAATGCCTTCAAGCTTTACGTTGTTGGTTCTTGGCGGTTTCTCGCATTGCTGGCTGTAATCTTCTTCTTGCTCTTGATGATATTGCAAGCGTTTTGCTCGGTTTATGGCTGCACTCGCATTAATCTTCCAATCAATACCACTAGTACATAG